A stretch of Streptomyces vietnamensis DNA encodes these proteins:
- a CDS encoding GDSL-type esterase/lipase family protein produces MGNDARCEPLTTAFGGPRSEAPVHWLDPSPFLRGTAWLDGGRPVRADPDDLERLPWDIAERAALPIGVRIEFTAAPGTRAVELRYRAAVPAPDDPLRALRHCFALWRGTRLVGEVCAPPAPEAVVRLPLPSDGGAPSDGGVFTLHLPEDQAPVPLALRAVGGALSPAPARPRWLVHGDSITEGWWSTRPAHSWPATAGRLLGLDTVNLGYAGGARGELPLAEHLSRLQGDLITLAFGTNCWSRVPATADWLYATVRAFVGLVRQGHPDAPLLIVSPVLRPEAEHTRNALGATLTELRRAMERAGRDLATEGDTHLLVLSGRPLLGPEHLADGLHPNDAGHARMAAAVAEALRDALKPPRARSGP; encoded by the coding sequence ATGGGGAATGACGCACGCTGCGAGCCCCTGACGACCGCCTTCGGCGGCCCACGATCGGAGGCCCCGGTGCACTGGCTCGACCCGTCACCGTTCCTGCGCGGCACGGCCTGGCTGGACGGGGGCCGGCCCGTGCGCGCCGACCCCGACGACCTCGAACGGCTGCCGTGGGACATCGCCGAGCGGGCCGCGCTGCCCATCGGGGTACGGATCGAGTTCACGGCCGCGCCCGGCACGCGCGCGGTGGAGCTCCGCTACCGGGCGGCCGTCCCGGCGCCGGACGATCCGCTGCGGGCGCTGCGCCACTGCTTCGCCCTGTGGCGGGGCACGCGGCTCGTCGGCGAGGTCTGCGCGCCTCCGGCGCCGGAGGCCGTCGTGAGGCTCCCCCTCCCGTCGGACGGCGGCGCCCCGTCGGACGGCGGCGTGTTCACCCTCCACCTCCCGGAGGACCAGGCGCCCGTGCCGCTCGCGCTGCGGGCCGTCGGAGGCGCCCTCTCCCCCGCCCCGGCGCGGCCCCGGTGGCTCGTCCACGGCGACTCGATCACCGAGGGCTGGTGGTCGACCCGCCCGGCGCACTCCTGGCCGGCCACGGCGGGGCGGCTGCTCGGCCTGGACACGGTGAATCTGGGGTACGCGGGCGGGGCGAGGGGCGAGCTACCGCTCGCCGAACACCTGTCCCGCCTCCAGGGCGATCTGATCACCCTCGCGTTCGGCACGAACTGCTGGTCCCGGGTGCCGGCGACGGCGGACTGGCTGTACGCGACGGTCCGCGCCTTCGTGGGCCTGGTACGCCAGGGTCACCCGGACGCCCCGCTGCTGATCGTCTCGCCGGTCCTGCGCCCGGAGGCGGAGCACACCCGCAACGCCCTGGGGGCGACCCTGACGGAGCTGCGGCGGGCCATGGAGCGGGCGGGCCGGGACCTGGCGACGGAGGGCGACACCCACCTCCTGGTCCTCTCCGGCCGCCCGCTGCTCGGCCCGGAGCACCTGGCGGACGGGTTGCACCCGAACGATGCGGGGCATGCGCGCATGGCGGCGGCGGTGGCGGAAGCGCTGCGGGACGCGCTGAAGCCGCCTCGCGCCCGCTCGGGCCCCTGA
- a CDS encoding GuaB1 family IMP dehydrogenase-related protein — protein sequence MRFLNDVKPPYDLTYDDVFMVPSRSAVGSRQAVDLSSPDGTGTTIPLVVANMTAIAGRRMAETVARRGGLVVIPQDIPIEVVTDVISWVKSRHHVLDTPIVLEPHQTVADALSLLPKRAHDAGVVVDENRRPVGVVTDADLSGVDRFTQLSEVMSKDLLLLDADIDPREAFNTLDAHNRRYAPAVDADGKLVGILTRKGALRATLYSPAVDAQGRLRIAAAVGINGDVAGKAKQLLDAGVDTLVIDTAHGHQESMISAIKTVRALDPQVPIVAGNIVAAEGVKDLIEAGADIIKVGVGPGAMCTTRMMTGVGRPQFSAVLECAAEAKKYGKHVWADGGVRHPRDVAMALAAGASNVMIGSWFAGTYESPGDLQHDAQGRAYKESFGMASARAVRNRTSDESAYDRARKALFEEGISTSRMFLDPQRPGVEDLIDSIIAGVRSSCTYAGAASLAEFEEKAVVGLQSAAGYAEGKPLHASWS from the coding sequence GTGCGTTTCCTCAATGACGTCAAGCCGCCCTACGACCTGACGTACGACGATGTGTTCATGGTGCCGAGCCGCTCGGCCGTCGGTTCCCGCCAGGCCGTGGACCTCTCCTCGCCCGACGGGACCGGGACCACCATCCCGCTCGTCGTCGCCAACATGACCGCCATCGCCGGCCGCCGGATGGCCGAGACCGTCGCCCGCCGCGGCGGCCTGGTCGTCATCCCGCAGGACATCCCGATCGAGGTCGTCACCGACGTCATCTCGTGGGTGAAGAGCCGCCACCACGTCCTCGACACCCCGATCGTCCTGGAGCCGCACCAGACCGTCGCCGACGCGCTCTCCCTGCTGCCGAAGCGCGCCCACGACGCCGGTGTCGTCGTCGACGAGAACCGCCGCCCGGTGGGCGTCGTCACCGACGCCGACCTCTCCGGCGTCGACCGCTTCACCCAGCTCTCCGAGGTCATGTCCAAGGACCTGCTCCTCCTGGACGCCGACATCGACCCGCGCGAGGCCTTCAACACCCTCGACGCCCACAACCGGCGCTACGCCCCGGCCGTGGACGCGGACGGCAAGCTCGTCGGCATCCTCACCCGCAAGGGCGCCCTGCGCGCGACCCTGTACTCCCCGGCCGTCGACGCCCAGGGACGCCTCCGCATCGCCGCCGCCGTCGGCATCAACGGCGACGTCGCCGGCAAGGCCAAGCAGCTGCTCGACGCGGGCGTCGACACGCTCGTCATCGACACCGCGCACGGCCACCAGGAGTCGATGATCTCCGCGATCAAGACCGTCCGGGCGCTCGACCCGCAGGTCCCGATCGTCGCGGGCAACATCGTCGCCGCCGAGGGCGTCAAGGACCTCATCGAGGCGGGCGCCGACATCATCAAGGTCGGCGTCGGCCCCGGCGCCATGTGCACCACCCGCATGATGACCGGCGTCGGCCGCCCGCAGTTCTCGGCCGTCCTGGAGTGCGCCGCCGAGGCGAAGAAGTACGGCAAGCACGTCTGGGCCGACGGCGGTGTCCGTCACCCGCGCGACGTCGCCATGGCGCTCGCCGCCGGTGCGTCCAACGTGATGATCGGCTCCTGGTTCGCCGGGACGTACGAGTCCCCCGGCGACCTCCAGCACGACGCCCAGGGGCGTGCGTACAAGGAGTCCTTCGGCATGGCCTCGGCCCGCGCCGTCCGGAACCGGACCTCGGACGAGTCCGCCTACGACCGCGCCCGCAAGGCGCTGTTCGAGGAGGGCATCTCCACCTCGCGCATGTTCCTCGACCCGCAGCGTCCGGGCGTCGAGGACCTGATCGACTCGATCATCGCGGGCGTGCGGTCCTCCTGCACCTACGCCGGTGCGGCGTCGCTCGCCGAGTTCGAGGAGAAGGCGGTCGTCGGTCTTCAGTCGGCGGCGGGTTACGCGGAGGGCAAGCCGCTGCACGCCAGCTGGAGCTGA
- a CDS encoding barstar family protein, which translates to MRIDDAVLLDLHGVTDKVAFMNRCVRALPLPIWFGRNWDALADSLADMREPMAVVVTGWQAYAEASPEDWAIAQEVFSAAARASSEGLVVLLSLGHLEDPTARPAQGSDV; encoded by the coding sequence ATGAGGATCGATGACGCCGTCCTCCTGGACCTGCACGGGGTCACCGACAAGGTCGCCTTCATGAACCGCTGCGTGCGGGCGCTGCCGCTGCCCATCTGGTTCGGCCGCAACTGGGACGCCCTCGCCGACTCCCTCGCCGATATGCGCGAACCCATGGCGGTCGTGGTGACCGGCTGGCAGGCTTATGCCGAGGCCAGTCCCGAGGACTGGGCCATCGCCCAGGAGGTCTTCTCGGCGGCGGCCCGGGCCAGCTCCGAAGGCCTCGTGGTCCTCCTCTCGCTCGGCCATTTGGAGGATCCGACAGCGCGCCCCGCCCAAGGCTCGGACGTTTAG
- a CDS encoding ribonuclease domain-containing protein, whose translation MLLRPLRVLLALVLAVFLAGCSSAGGGGTSTGTATPAPTRTVAAAAPTGTSGLPTVRVAELPPEARKTLALIAHGGPFPYARDGAVFSNFERILPRKERGYYHEYTVKTPGERDRGARRIVTGRGGETYYTDDHYETFREVVADEDR comes from the coding sequence ATGTTGCTCCGGCCCCTGCGCGTGCTCCTCGCGCTCGTCCTCGCCGTCTTCCTGGCCGGGTGCTCCTCGGCGGGCGGCGGCGGTACCAGCACCGGCACCGCCACCCCGGCCCCCACCCGTACGGTCGCGGCCGCAGCGCCCACCGGGACCTCCGGGCTCCCCACCGTACGAGTGGCGGAGCTGCCGCCCGAGGCCCGGAAGACGCTCGCCCTCATCGCGCACGGCGGCCCCTTCCCGTACGCCAGGGACGGCGCCGTCTTCTCGAACTTCGAGCGGATCCTGCCCCGCAAGGAGCGCGGCTACTACCACGAGTACACGGTGAAGACCCCCGGCGAGCGCGACCGGGGCGCCCGGCGCATCGTCACCGGCCGGGGTGGGGAGACGTACTACACGGACGACCACTACGAGACGTTCCGGGAGGTGGTCGCGGATGAGGATCGATGA
- a CDS encoding sugar-binding transcriptional regulator — protein sequence MNSSEEIAVAGMSAGRSALRMGPAELVQAAAMARRFYLEGKSKIQIAEEFGVSRFKVARVLETALERDLVRIEIRVPAELDAERSDALRARYGLRHAVVVESPAEGDDESPDPENLGEVAADLLGELVTEGDVLGLAWGRSTIHMAAALDRLPPCTVVQLTGVYDAGTAERGSVEAVRRAAQVSGGEAHPIYAPMLLPDPATAAALRSQTGIARAFEYFDKVTVACVSIGSWEPGISTVHDMLSDAERAHYASLGVAAEMSAHLFDTEGRRVGRDLGERCITVEADRLRRIPEVVAIAGGQRKAAAIGAVLRSGLVTSLVTDRAAADYLLTESSPGTHPALERKDPDGS from the coding sequence GTGAACAGCAGTGAGGAGATCGCGGTGGCGGGTATGTCGGCGGGACGGTCAGCCCTGCGGATGGGCCCCGCGGAGCTGGTGCAGGCGGCGGCCATGGCCCGCCGCTTCTACCTCGAGGGCAAGTCCAAGATCCAGATCGCCGAGGAGTTCGGCGTGAGCCGCTTCAAGGTGGCCCGGGTCCTGGAGACCGCCCTGGAGCGCGACCTCGTGCGGATCGAGATCCGCGTACCGGCCGAGCTGGACGCCGAGCGATCCGACGCGCTCCGCGCCCGCTACGGGCTCCGCCACGCCGTCGTCGTCGAGTCCCCGGCGGAGGGCGACGACGAGTCGCCCGACCCGGAGAACCTCGGCGAGGTCGCGGCCGACCTGCTCGGCGAGCTCGTCACCGAGGGCGACGTCCTCGGCCTGGCCTGGGGCCGTTCCACCATCCACATGGCGGCCGCCCTCGACCGGCTGCCGCCCTGCACGGTCGTCCAGCTCACCGGGGTGTACGACGCCGGGACCGCCGAGCGCGGCTCCGTCGAGGCCGTACGGCGCGCCGCCCAGGTCTCCGGCGGCGAGGCCCACCCCATCTACGCGCCCATGCTGCTGCCCGACCCGGCGACCGCGGCCGCGCTGCGCAGCCAGACCGGCATCGCGCGGGCCTTCGAGTACTTCGACAAGGTGACCGTCGCCTGCGTCTCCATCGGCTCCTGGGAGCCGGGCATCTCGACCGTCCACGACATGCTCTCCGACGCCGAGCGCGCCCACTACGCCTCGCTGGGCGTCGCCGCCGAGATGTCCGCGCACCTCTTCGACACCGAGGGGCGCCGGGTCGGCCGCGACCTGGGCGAGCGCTGCATCACCGTCGAGGCGGACCGGCTGCGCCGGATCCCCGAGGTCGTGGCGATCGCCGGCGGGCAGCGCAAGGCGGCGGCGATCGGCGCGGTGCTCCGCTCCGGGCTCGTCACCAGCCTGGTCACCGACCGCGCCGCGGCGGACTACCTGCTCACCGAGTCCAGCCCCGGCACGCACCCGGCGCTCGAGCGCAAGGACCCCGACGGCAGCTGA
- the rpe gene encoding ribulose-phosphate 3-epimerase, with amino-acid sequence MAQINPSILSADFARLADEAKAVGGADWLHVDVMDNHFVPNLTLGVPIVESLARATDTPLDCHLMIEDPDRWAPQYVEAGAGSVTFHVEAAAAPVRLAREIRAKGARASMALKPATPIEPYEDLLPELDMLLIMTVEPGFGGQAFLDIMLPKIRRTRELISKHGLELWLQVDGGVAESTIERCAEAGADVFVAGSAVYGAADPAAAVASLRARAEAATASAAWACGH; translated from the coding sequence ATGGCGCAGATCAACCCCAGCATCCTGTCCGCGGACTTCGCCCGGCTCGCCGATGAGGCGAAGGCAGTCGGCGGTGCCGACTGGCTGCACGTCGACGTGATGGACAACCACTTCGTGCCCAACCTGACGCTGGGCGTGCCGATCGTGGAGTCGCTGGCCCGCGCCACCGACACCCCGCTCGACTGTCACCTGATGATCGAGGACCCCGACCGCTGGGCCCCGCAGTACGTGGAGGCGGGCGCCGGTTCGGTGACCTTCCACGTCGAGGCGGCCGCCGCGCCGGTGCGGCTCGCGCGGGAGATCCGGGCCAAGGGCGCGCGGGCCTCGATGGCGCTCAAGCCGGCCACGCCCATCGAGCCGTACGAGGACCTGCTCCCCGAGCTCGACATGCTGCTCATCATGACCGTCGAGCCCGGCTTCGGCGGCCAGGCCTTCCTCGACATCATGCTGCCCAAGATCCGCCGCACTCGGGAACTGATCTCCAAGCACGGTCTGGAGCTCTGGCTCCAGGTCGACGGCGGGGTCGCCGAGTCCACGATCGAGCGGTGCGCCGAGGCCGGCGCCGACGTCTTCGTCGCCGGTTCCGCGGTGTACGGAGCGGCGGATCCGGCCGCCGCCGTCGCCTCGCTCCGGGCCCGCGCGGAGGCCGCGACCGCCTCCGCCGCGTGGGCGTGTGGCCACTGA
- a CDS encoding RsmB/NOP family class I SAM-dependent RNA methyltransferase — MSEQARRRPPKPYRRPQKDPVRMLAFEALRAVDERDAYANLVLPPLLRKAREKGDFDGRDAALATELVYGTLRRQGTYDAIIAACIDRPLREVDPPVLDVLSLGAHQLLGTRIPTHAAVSASVELARVVLGDGRAKFVNAVLRKISQQDLDAWVEQVAPPYDEDAEDHLAVVHSHPRWVVSALWDSLGGGRAGIEDLLEADNERPEVTLVARPGRSTTEELAAATETLPGRWSPYALRMAEGGEPGAIEAVKEGRAGVQDEGSQLVAIALANAPVEGSDTRWLDGCAGPGGKAALLGALAAERGAFLLASEKQPHRARLVERALAGNPGPYQVIAADGTRPPWRPGSFDRVLVDVPCSGLGALRRRPEARWRRRPEDLDGFAPLQRALLTEALSAVRVGGVVGYATCSPHLAETRVVVDDVLKKVGGAELIDARPLLPGVPALGDGPDVQLWPHLHGTDAMYLALLRRTA; from the coding sequence TTGAGCGAGCAGGCACGTCGTCGTCCCCCCAAGCCCTACCGGCGGCCCCAGAAGGACCCCGTCCGGATGCTCGCCTTCGAGGCGCTCAGGGCGGTGGACGAGCGGGACGCCTACGCGAACCTGGTGCTGCCGCCGCTGCTGAGGAAGGCCCGCGAGAAGGGCGACTTCGACGGGCGGGACGCGGCGCTCGCGACCGAGCTCGTGTACGGGACGCTGCGCCGGCAGGGCACGTACGACGCGATCATCGCGGCCTGCATCGACCGGCCGCTGCGCGAGGTCGACCCGCCCGTGCTCGACGTCCTCTCGCTCGGCGCGCACCAGCTGCTCGGGACGCGGATCCCCACGCACGCCGCCGTCTCCGCCAGCGTCGAGCTGGCCCGGGTGGTGCTCGGCGACGGACGGGCCAAGTTCGTGAACGCCGTGCTGCGGAAGATCTCGCAGCAGGACCTCGACGCCTGGGTCGAGCAGGTCGCCCCGCCGTACGACGAGGACGCCGAGGACCACCTCGCCGTCGTCCACTCGCACCCCCGCTGGGTCGTCTCGGCGCTCTGGGACTCCCTCGGCGGCGGCCGCGCCGGGATCGAGGACCTCCTGGAGGCGGACAACGAACGCCCCGAGGTCACCCTCGTCGCCCGCCCCGGCCGCTCCACCACCGAGGAGCTCGCCGCCGCCACCGAGACCCTGCCGGGCCGCTGGTCGCCCTACGCCCTGCGGATGGCCGAGGGCGGCGAGCCCGGTGCCATCGAGGCGGTCAAGGAGGGCCGGGCCGGCGTCCAGGACGAGGGCAGCCAGCTCGTCGCGATCGCCCTCGCCAACGCGCCCGTGGAGGGCTCCGACACCCGCTGGCTCGACGGCTGCGCGGGCCCCGGCGGCAAGGCCGCCCTGCTCGGCGCCCTCGCGGCCGAGCGCGGCGCCTTCCTGCTCGCCTCCGAGAAGCAGCCGCACCGCGCCCGCCTCGTCGAGCGCGCCCTCGCCGGCAACCCCGGCCCGTATCAGGTGATCGCCGCCGACGGCACCCGCCCGCCGTGGCGCCCCGGCTCCTTCGACCGCGTCCTCGTGGACGTGCCCTGCTCGGGCCTCGGCGCCCTGCGCCGCCGCCCCGAGGCCCGCTGGCGCCGCCGCCCCGAGGACCTCGACGGCTTCGCCCCGCTCCAGCGCGCCCTGCTCACCGAGGCGCTGAGCGCCGTGCGCGTCGGCGGAGTGGTGGGGTACGCGACCTGCTCGCCGCACCTCGCCGAGACCCGGGTCGTCGTCGACGACGTCCTCAAGAAGGTCGGTGGCGCCGAGCTGATCGACGCCCGTCCGCTGCTGCCCGGCGTCCCGGCGCTCGGCGACGGCCCGGACGTCCAGCTGTGGCCGCATCTGCACGGTACGGACGCCATGTATCTGGCGCTGCTGCGCCGGACCGCGTGA
- the fmt gene encoding methionyl-tRNA formyltransferase: MKLVFAGTPEVAVPALDALLASGRHEVAAVVTRPDAPAGRGRRLVASPVAQRAEEAGIEVLKPARPRDEEFLARLREIAPDCCPVVAYGALLPKVALDIPVHGWVNLHFSLLPAWRGAAPVQHSLMAGDEVTGASTFLIEEGLDSGPVYGVVTEDIRPTDTSGDLLTRLAFAGAGLLAATMDGIEDGTLKAVPQPIEGITLAPKIQVEDAHVDFAAPALRVDRVVRGCTPAPGAWTVFRGERLKLIQVTPLPDRTDLAPGELAVGKNNVYAGTGSYAVELLWVQPQGKKPMKAADWARGVRIAPGERLGA; encoded by the coding sequence ATGAAGCTCGTCTTCGCAGGCACCCCCGAGGTCGCCGTTCCCGCCCTGGACGCCCTGCTCGCCTCCGGGCGGCACGAGGTGGCCGCCGTGGTCACCCGGCCCGACGCCCCGGCGGGGCGCGGCCGGCGGCTCGTCGCCAGCCCGGTGGCCCAGCGGGCGGAGGAGGCCGGGATCGAGGTCCTGAAGCCGGCCAGGCCCCGCGACGAGGAGTTCCTCGCCCGGCTGCGGGAGATCGCGCCGGACTGCTGCCCGGTCGTCGCGTACGGCGCGCTGCTGCCCAAGGTCGCCCTCGACATCCCCGTCCACGGCTGGGTCAACCTGCACTTCTCGCTGCTGCCCGCCTGGCGCGGCGCGGCGCCCGTGCAGCACTCCCTGATGGCCGGCGACGAGGTGACGGGCGCGTCCACCTTCCTCATCGAGGAGGGCCTCGACTCCGGCCCGGTCTACGGCGTCGTCACCGAGGACATCCGCCCCACCGACACCAGCGGCGACCTGCTGACCCGGCTCGCCTTCGCGGGCGCCGGACTGCTCGCCGCGACCATGGACGGCATCGAGGACGGCACGCTCAAGGCCGTCCCGCAGCCCATCGAGGGCATCACGCTCGCCCCGAAGATCCAGGTCGAGGACGCCCACGTCGACTTCGCCGCCCCCGCGCTCCGGGTGGACCGCGTGGTCCGCGGCTGCACCCCGGCCCCCGGCGCCTGGACCGTCTTCCGCGGCGAACGCCTCAAGCTGATCCAGGTCACCCCGCTCCCGGACCGCACCGACCTCGCCCCGGGCGAGCTCGCCGTCGGCAAGAACAACGTGTACGCGGGCACCGGCTCGTACGCCGTCGAACTGCTCTGGGTCCAGCCCCAGGGCAAGAAGCCGATGAAGGCCGCCGACTGGGCCCGCGGCGTCCGCATCGCCCCCGGTGAGCGGCTGGGGGCGTAG
- a CDS encoding primosomal protein N' yields the protein MSSENEKSDEPEQLALIRETVRRAKVPRAKPRTWRGAALAKELPVARVVVNKGALHLDQFFDYAVPEELDEAARPGVRVRVRFGAGAHQVRGGRREGGRLIDGFLVERRAESDYSGPLAALADVVSPEPVLGPELLGLARAVADRYAGSLADVLQLAVPPRNATAERKPSPAPLPPPGPPEPGSWTRYERGPAFLDSLARGGAPRAVWNALPGPYWAQEIARAVAATLASGRGALVVVPDGRAAGRVDAALTEVLGEGRHALLTAEAGPEKRYAQWLAARRGAVRAVVGTRAAMFAPVRDLGLVVIWDDGDGSHSEPHAPQPHAREVLLLRAAHDRCAFLLGSTSCTVEAAQLVESGWARPLDAGREQVRRAAPLIRTVGDGELARDEAARAARLPSLAWQTVREGLKTGPVLVQVPRRGYVPRLACERCRTPARCRHCAGPLEAPEQQELRCGWCGRGAPDWHCAECGSARLRAQVVGARRTAEELGRAFPAVPVRTSGRDHVLDSVPGRPALVVSTPGAEPVAEGGYAAALLLDGWAMLGRPDLRAGEEALRRWIDAASLVRGQAEGGTVVVVAEPTLRPVQALVRWDPVGHAQRELAERAELGFPPVSRMAAVTGPAEAVEGFLAAAGLPADAEVLGPVPLPVVRPGGPRRPGDPPQGEQWERALVRVPPGSGAALAASLKQARAGRLARGGGDPVRIRVDPPDIG from the coding sequence GTGAGCAGCGAGAACGAGAAGTCCGACGAGCCCGAGCAGCTCGCGCTCATCCGGGAGACCGTACGGAGGGCGAAGGTGCCGCGGGCCAAGCCGCGGACCTGGCGGGGGGCCGCGCTGGCCAAGGAGCTGCCGGTCGCGCGGGTCGTCGTGAACAAGGGGGCGCTCCACCTCGACCAGTTCTTCGACTACGCGGTCCCCGAGGAGCTGGACGAGGCCGCCCGGCCCGGGGTGCGGGTGCGGGTGCGGTTCGGGGCGGGCGCCCACCAGGTGCGGGGCGGGCGGCGCGAGGGCGGCCGGCTCATCGACGGGTTCCTGGTGGAGCGGCGCGCCGAGTCGGACTACTCGGGGCCGCTCGCCGCGCTCGCCGACGTCGTCTCGCCGGAGCCGGTGCTCGGGCCGGAGCTGCTCGGCCTCGCCCGGGCCGTCGCCGACCGGTACGCGGGAAGCCTCGCCGACGTCCTCCAGTTGGCCGTCCCGCCGCGCAACGCGACCGCCGAGCGCAAGCCCTCGCCCGCGCCGCTGCCGCCGCCGGGACCGCCGGAGCCGGGCAGCTGGACGCGGTACGAGCGCGGGCCCGCGTTCCTCGACTCCCTCGCGCGCGGCGGGGCGCCCCGGGCCGTGTGGAACGCGCTGCCGGGGCCGTACTGGGCCCAGGAGATCGCCCGGGCCGTGGCCGCGACCCTCGCCTCCGGGCGGGGCGCGCTCGTCGTCGTCCCCGACGGACGGGCCGCCGGCCGGGTCGACGCGGCACTGACCGAGGTCCTGGGGGAGGGGCGGCACGCGCTGCTCACCGCCGAGGCGGGACCCGAGAAGCGGTACGCGCAGTGGCTGGCTGCCCGGCGCGGCGCCGTGCGGGCCGTCGTCGGCACCCGGGCCGCCATGTTCGCCCCCGTACGGGACCTCGGGCTCGTCGTCATCTGGGACGACGGCGACGGCAGCCACAGCGAACCGCACGCCCCGCAGCCCCACGCGCGCGAGGTGCTGCTGCTGCGCGCCGCCCACGACCGGTGCGCCTTCCTCCTCGGCTCCACCAGCTGCACCGTCGAGGCCGCCCAGCTCGTCGAGTCCGGCTGGGCCCGGCCGCTGGACGCCGGCCGCGAACAGGTCCGCAGGGCCGCCCCCCTGATCCGTACCGTCGGCGACGGCGAACTCGCCCGCGACGAGGCCGCGCGCGCCGCCCGGCTGCCCTCGCTCGCCTGGCAGACCGTACGGGAAGGCCTGAAGACCGGGCCGGTGCTCGTCCAGGTGCCCCGGCGCGGGTACGTACCGAGGCTGGCCTGCGAGCGCTGCCGCACGCCCGCCCGCTGCCGGCACTGCGCCGGGCCCCTGGAAGCCCCCGAGCAGCAGGAGCTGCGGTGCGGCTGGTGCGGGCGCGGCGCCCCCGACTGGCACTGCGCGGAGTGCGGCTCGGCCCGGCTGCGGGCCCAGGTGGTCGGCGCCCGGCGGACCGCGGAGGAGCTCGGCCGGGCGTTCCCCGCCGTGCCGGTACGGACCTCCGGACGCGACCACGTCCTGGACAGCGTCCCCGGGCGTCCCGCGCTCGTCGTCTCCACCCCCGGCGCCGAGCCCGTCGCCGAGGGCGGCTACGCGGCCGCGCTGCTCCTCGACGGCTGGGCCATGCTCGGCCGGCCCGACCTGCGCGCGGGCGAGGAGGCGCTGCGCCGCTGGATCGACGCGGCCTCCCTCGTCCGGGGGCAGGCCGAGGGCGGCACCGTCGTCGTGGTCGCCGAACCGACCCTCCGGCCCGTCCAGGCGCTCGTCCGCTGGGACCCCGTGGGACACGCCCAGCGGGAACTGGCCGAGCGGGCCGAGCTGGGCTTCCCGCCGGTCTCCCGGATGGCCGCCGTCACCGGGCCGGCGGAGGCCGTCGAAGGCTTCCTGGCCGCGGCCGGGCTCCCCGCCGACGCCGAGGTCCTCGGCCCCGTGCCGCTGCCCGTCGTCCGGCCCGGCGGGCCGCGCAGACCCGGCGACCCGCCGCAGGGCGAGCAGTGGGAGCGGGCCCTGGTCCGGGTTCCGCCCGGCAGCGGCGCGGCCCTGGCGGCCTCGCTCAAACAGGCCAGGGCGGGGCGCCTCGCGCGCGGCGGCGGGGACCCGGTACGGATCCGCGTGGACCCGCCGGACATCGGCTGA
- the metK gene encoding methionine adenosyltransferase: MSRRLFTSESVTEGHPDKIADQISDTILDALLREDPTSRVAVETLITTGLVHVAGEVTTKAWADIPTLVRNKILEIGYDSSKKGFDGASCGVSVSIGSQSPDIAQGVDTAYEKRVEGDEDELDKQGAGDQGLMFGYASDETPELMPLPIHLAHRLSRRLTEVRKNGTIPYLRPDGKTQVTIEYDGDKAVRLDTVVVSSQHASDIDLESLLAPDIREFVVEHVLKQLVEDGIKLDTDGYRLLVNPTGRFEIGGPMGDAGLTGRKIIIDTYGGMARHGGGAFSGKDPSKVDRSAAYAMRWVAKNVVAAGLASRCEVQVAYAIGKAEPVGLFVETFGTNTVETEKIENAIGEVFDLRPAAIIRDLDLLRPIYSQTAAYGHFGRELPDFTWERTDRVEALRQAAGL; this comes from the coding sequence GTGTCCCGTCGTCTGTTCACCTCGGAGTCCGTCACCGAGGGCCACCCCGACAAGATCGCTGACCAGATCAGCGACACCATTCTCGACGCACTGCTGCGCGAGGACCCCACCTCGCGCGTCGCCGTCGAGACGCTGATCACCACCGGCCTGGTGCACGTCGCCGGTGAGGTGACCACCAAGGCGTGGGCGGACATCCCGACCCTCGTCCGGAACAAGATCCTCGAGATCGGTTACGACTCCTCGAAGAAGGGCTTCGACGGCGCCTCCTGCGGCGTGTCGGTGTCCATCGGATCCCAGTCCCCGGACATCGCCCAGGGTGTCGACACCGCGTACGAGAAGCGCGTCGAGGGCGACGAGGACGAGCTCGACAAGCAGGGCGCCGGCGACCAGGGCCTGATGTTCGGCTACGCGTCGGACGAGACCCCCGAGCTGATGCCGCTGCCGATCCACCTCGCGCACCGGCTCTCCCGCCGTCTCACCGAGGTCCGCAAGAACGGGACCATCCCGTACCTGCGCCCCGACGGCAAGACCCAGGTCACCATCGAGTACGACGGCGACAAGGCCGTCCGCCTCGACACGGTCGTCGTCTCCTCGCAGCACGCCTCGGACATCGACCTCGAGTCGCTGCTCGCGCCCGACATTCGCGAGTTCGTCGTCGAGCACGTGCTGAAGCAGCTCGTCGAGGACGGCATCAAGCTCGACACCGACGGCTACCGCCTGCTCGTGAACCCGACCGGCCGCTTCGAGATCGGCGGCCCGATGGGCGACGCCGGCCTCACCGGTCGCAAGATCATCATTGACACCTACGGCGGCATGGCCCGCCACGGTGGCGGCGCCTTCTCCGGCAAGGACCCGTCCAAGGTCGACCGCTCGGCCGCCTACGCCATGCGCTGGGTCGCCAAGAACGTCGTCGCCGCGGGCCTCGCCTCGCGCTGCGAGGTCCAGGTCGCCTACGCGATCGGCAAGGCGGAGCCCGTCGGCCTCTTCGTCGAGACCTTCGGCACCAACACCGTCGAGACCGAGAAGATCGAGAACGCCATCGGCGAGGTCTTCGACCTCCGCCCGGCCGCGATCATCCGCGACCTCGACCTGCTCCGCCCGATCTACTCCCAGACCGCCGCCTACGGCCACTTCGGCCGCGAGCTGCCGGACTTCACCTGGGAGCGCACGGACCGCGTGGAGGCCCTGCGCCAGGCCGCCGGCCTGTAA